Below is a genomic region from Melitaea cinxia chromosome 20, ilMelCinx1.1, whole genome shotgun sequence.
ttagatataactcgaaaagtagtagttagatctcaaataaatttaaatgggacctaatgacacacaccaccttccgattaaaagaaaatttgtcaaaatcgctccacccagtcaaaagttctgaagtaacatacataaaaaaatacagtcgaattgaaaccTCGGTcggtcggttaaaaatgtaattatttacgacatcacattagaaacctcaaaaataacagtatttctccactatttaatggatgttattatacatataaaccttcttcttcaatcactctatctattaaaaaaaaccgcattaaaatccgttgcgtagttttaaagatttaagcatacatagggacatagggacagacaaagcgactttgttttatactatgtagtgataactAACTGACCTGGCAGACTTTGTACTGCCCGGGAAATAAATACCAAATTTGATGACCGACCGGACCTACCGgatccgattgagataaaaaccctatctctcaagttggatcaaattacagatgcttacaaaaattgataaaaattggttcagtagtttcggagtttatcgcctACATAGATCGCCTGTCACGAtctatagataattataatttcggaaacagatgcaacgattttcatgaaatttagtatgcagagagtttcgggggcgataaatcgatctagctaggattgATTTCTAGAAAATGTCCTTTTATCCGTATTTTCAGGCTATGAAAAATTCATACAATATctttagaatacgaaggtaaatttcaccACCATCTACGAGATTATATAGTTCAGGTGGGAAAATCGGGCTGTCCCGAAAACCAGAAGACCCAGGTAGAAGTGCAGATGTCTCCAGtccgattatttttttacctcCTTTTCAAGTTCTcgtgattttttaattaaataaacagtttatttttattattatgtcggcaagaatgaaaaatattttttatatttcatcagtatgtaatttgtgttttaatataaataaataacaagcaAAGCTCGGTCATCCAGGTGTCATTTAACTACGAAAAGAAATTTGTATTTGCATTGGTGTTTTGCTTTAGataggtagtttttttttcactaaggTAGGCATATGGTTTAGAATATGCTTATCataagaatataatatgatattctAGGATTTGTCAAAACTTTCTTTGACAGCAATAAACGTAAAGATGTGACGGCATGTATCCGCCTCTTTTTTTACAACCTTGGAGAATGCTTCTTCTGCAATCAGTTCAATTTGTTCTACACTAGTTGCAGTTTGTATTTCATATATGCACGTGGTAGTTTTAGTTCAAACTAACGACTATTCTTCTGTTTTTAACTTCTATCACGTCCGTTGTTCATACCATCTACTCTTATTCATAGTTTCTTATGTGGTTTCAACTGcgttaggattttttttttatttaccccttctgttacaataatatttttttatgtaaatttgtaGGTACGTATTATCGACTcagtgtttaaaataaaaaagctataaagtgaaattaatattctaataatttcgatatttttgatcgataactgaaaatataaagtatttgtAAGGGACCATCCATAAAACAGGTCCTTCATCACTCTAAGAGTAAGTAAAGCTTTTAGCGATCCCCTAACAAACATTACGCCACAACAGCTGCAGCCTCCCTCCTCCCTTAGAACTCACTCACACATACGTACACAGACTCATACACATAAATACTTTACTCTATGTACATTTACACAATCAAATTTCTCCGAAAATCTACAAGAAATCTACGAAAATCTATCACTATCTGCGAGAAATTATACTACATGAGACACACACACagatatacaatatttacaatacaCAACTCAATATTACACATTCCCATTCACATTCACATTATCAATTTTGTCTGAAAATTTATGAGATATCTACGAGAAAATAGTTGcacttacataaatatacactttACTTTGAAGCTGCTGTGCCTGTCGAGTTGCAGATGTATAAAGCATAAGTAAAAAGCCCAGGAGATTTTTAAAGCAAACAAAAAGATGATATAGGTGCTAGAGCCGCTATGAATATCGCATTTTCTCCTACAAAACTGGCTATACAAGAAAAACGTGTTGTacgttaaaaaaactttaaaatcacaaaaaagtttgccaaataaatgtaaataatgttcaaaaaataatattttgtcaagTTCTCTTGAAAATGTAATATGCGGCCTTATGATATTCATTATCTAAAGGCTATTAGGCTAAATAGAAATTAGAAATTAGTTAGTGTAGAATGACGACAATTTTAATTAGAATAGTTTGTTGAATTGAGTATTTTGAACAATACATTTCAAACGTTGGAGACAAGGCCACCATGTATAAGATTCCGTACCTGCTCCATTACCATTTGTTTATCTCATTCGTTATCGTATTTacgttatgtttatatttatgttcgttttttatttatgtgattTTATTTGGTATAATCTAATTTTCAATCCTACGGTTATGTTGTAAATGCGAATGTGTGTGATGACGGATGGCCGGAGATCCAGAATACACATGTCCTATATTTTATCTCGACATTCCTCCTAATTGGAACTCACGCGGGTGAAACTATtacgctacagcctgtaatatcccactgctgggcataggcctcattccctaaggaggaaaaggatcagagcttagtcctTCAAAGCGGATtttcggatatattccctactatgagtgacgatcgctatcaggtgtacatgataacaaccgggacagacggcTTAACGTCCTTTACGAGGCACGATAGAGAGACCCAcatggactgcacaaacattccaaacattccactgctgggcatatgctgCTAGACGTGATCTCCAAGACATGGCGGGGACACCCAAAAGGACAGACTTCTGAaccggaaaaaatatttgtacaaatatccatcccgagcgggaatcgaacccgcaaaactGCCGGTGTTTAGACGCCTACTCGCACCACCAGAACGTTCGTTTTGGATATTTGGAAAATGTTTTCATtcctacataaaataaaattatacaaattgcTTCTTTGAACTTGTTTGATGttacttttacaaattatgaagatatttatttttgtaaatttgatGATATGTTGAAAAATCCTACTTATGAAAAGTAAAGAAgttatattaaacttaaaaaaagaaaataaaacacattaacacttaaattaatattagctATATAagtataacagtcggctgttatctataacacaggaattaagttgcttatcgtcggaatagacgaccgtgtgtgtgtcaaaacatataaaaaactagctgacctggcaaacttcgtatcgccttattttttttcttaaatataataattacatatatcaaaacaaaatataccctatctttcaagttggatcaaactgcacacggtgtgcaaatttgattaaaatcggttaagtagtttaagagttcatcgcggacaaacattgtgacacgagatttatatatattaagataaaaaaaataaataaataaacagtctCTAATATTTTGACCTTCAATCGAAcgtataaatatgaatgtttatatcatatttatgtatattgttaaGTTAAGATGACTCAGTAAATATAAGACTGGCATCGACATCAGACggtctttaaaattattaatttcctcattaataaagataaaaacattgaaaagtAACGGCGAGTTGGAAAGATACTTTGAAGTGTACTTATCCCTATATGCGTAGTTTTTCAGCGTTACGTACCAAGATTCTACACAATCACCAATAAAATCATCCACAAGTTgtgaaagttaaataaatatttatttattattttattaaggtaAAGTTTAAACGAAATAGAAAGTAAATATCTTACTTTAATTTcggtatttctttatttttttttcttgtgtgtgtgtgtgtttgtaataatataggCAAATAGTTTTTGGACAGTTATCATAAGATGCCGGTCGTAGAAGCATTTCCAGTAGAGAAGGAGTACGAGAAGAATTCGGATATATCTCCAGAGGACATCAGAAAGCTGCGGGAGTGGCTGAAGACGCAGCCTCACATGCCAGAAGAGTACATAACAGGTAAAATATAAGATGATTACTGAGTGTAAATGTTAAACATACTTTGTCCACCTTTTTATCTGATACGTTTTCACGCCCTCGCAACCTTGAGATCACCATCGAAACACTGTGTTTGTGGGAACATCGTATAATCTACGCAGTTTCCACAGTGGATCTGTTCCATTTTCCACAGTTATTTTCCGTTAGACCAACGCGGCGTTTACACACCAAATCCACGGTGAGAACACAGAGCAATTACAATAAATGCACGTTAATCCGTCAGTGATAACAGTATATGTCTATAGCAATTATTAATTTGGAAAAAATCAAATGTATAGAATATCtgatttgataattaaaattaaattaattattgggACTTACCTATAAGAGTTTAAGATATAGGTTATATTTATGATGTCTAACAAtttctgttaaaataaataaaaatttcttgaattattcatattataatttgatttatttcaactttacgtcgattattattaaaattaatgtattttttaactaaatataatataaatttataattacggAACGATTATATCAACACTTGATGGATGAAGAACATTGTAACGAATGAAACAATGTTTTCGAACTATACTTATATCAAAATACTGAGGAAAAGGGTAAAAAGGTATCTTTCAATCTGGGAAACGTATTTATATGACCaataaaacgatttttaaatgtcaaaaaataataatagataatccAGATATCtgctaaaaatattgtattttcagttacgaaaaaataaaagcaataataatggTCTTCTTTGAACACAGTAACATTCTAATAAGAAATACCATTTTTCATCAAATTTCAACATCACAGCGGCTTGTTGATAAACAACATTATTCAACATTGTtcatacaatgtttttaaactGAAACAACcgtattcttaattattataacgAACAAAATCAGCTTTCTGTTTATGGTCAAGTTCATACTATAGAACGCAAAAAATAATAGTAGAAAATTTTACTTCATCATACATTCACTTggccatttttaaccgacttccaaaaaaaggaggaggttctccttatgcgactgtattttttttcttatgtatgttacatcagaacttttgactgggtggaccgatttcgacaattttttttaatcgaaaggtggtgtatgtcaattggtcccatttaaatttatttgagatctaacaactacttttcgagttatatctaataatgcgtttttacttgacgcttttttcgtcgacctacgttgtattatgccgcataactttctactagatgtactgattttgataattctttttttgttggaaagaagatatccttagcttagtaccatgataaggaaaccaggatctgataatgggatcccagagaaatcgagggaacttcttgaaaatccgcaataactttttactgggtgtaccgattttaataatttttaatttaatcgaaagctgttgtTTGTcctgtggtcacatataaatttcattgagatctgataaccacttcttgagtaatctttgataacgcgcagttacttgagtattttttcgtcggtctacgttgtattactcgtcgatgtaattgaagtcggttttttttcgtttgcgagcaaccacaattatttaaatctatgtTACCTCAGAGCTTTTAACTGGATGGAACGATTTCaatgatatttgttttaatcgaaaggtggtgcgtgccATTTATCTATCGATCTAAGTACTCTAACGTAGCGAGCTACATTATCCACTAGAGGGCAGTAGCAGTTTATTTTTTGATCTAGTGGTCTTATtgaaatttgatcgaaatctgatggcaactttttaagtaatctttgataatgcagatttattaactattttgcgtctacttacgttgtattacttgtcgattgcGAGTTGCAAATTCTTATTTATTCACATAAAATTTTCGATGATCGTTTTGCTAACATTCAAGAAAATTTCTTTCCCcatgttatatttatactagaATACTTCGATACGCGACcgctaaatattaaaattaaattccaaTTTTTACAGGCGTCCATTTTCGGTACTTTGAGGATATTTCTATGCGACCTTAAAATGAATAGCCCTCGTCGATTTTTATGAATCAGcctaatctaatactattaaacgagcaattctcgtatataatatatatatatatatatatatatattcagattcagattatatatatatatatatatatatatatatatatatatatatatatatatatatacatataatctgaatctcagaaacggcttcaacgattttcatgaaatttagtcagtcagtcagttcagcctattgcagtccactgctggacatagacctccccaagttcgcgctagacatcctggttttccgcaatcctcattcagcctacgccggcaatcttacgtagatcgtcggtccaacaaGCCGGAGggtgtcccacactgcgtttgccaagacacggtctccactccaggacccgtctgctccaacggccatcggtcctgcgacacagatgaccagctcactgccacttcaacttgttaattctgtaggctatgtcgaaatttagtatgcaggggacttcaggggcgataaatcgatataactaggattcatttttagaaaatgtcgttttattccTGTTTTTAGGGAATGAAAAATGgctaaaatatcgttagaatatgaaggtaaattttgcaactgtcaataaagttgtaataggtCAGGTGGGAAGTCGGCTGGTCATTaccgaccgagaagaccacggttcaaatccccgtGTCTCCAGGCCGATTATTGTATtccttttttctaattgcactcatgatttttttatttaaataatcagttcatatattttattattatgtcggtaaaatcggaaaatattattcatataattagtatatatatatgatttccataaaacacgatttactaaaaataccgagctaagctcattaacccaggtactatataataattagatacACTTAAATTTTAGTTGTTCACAttgattattatcaataaatagaGTTTTCTTTTTCAGATCTAGATCTCATATTACTTTTCTTCTGTTGCGAGAAGAGTGCTGAAGTCTCTAAGCAAGTTTTGGATCTCCACTACACGCTCAGAACTCATATTAATGCGTGGTTCCTGAACAGAGTAGCAGATGAGAAGATCATACAATGTATGAATTTAGTGTAAGTTTTTTAGAAATTCCTTTAGAAGTGCCAAAATCTCGTGTAAAGTTGAGGTCCAATAAAGCTGCTCTACATTTTGAACAAGGTAACTCAGACCAGTTCAAGTATGTAGACAAAATTAATAGCTTTTATTTTTGCAGCTTAGTAACACCTCTCCCAACATTCACAGCCGACGGTTACAAAGTGATATACGGTCGGTTATTAGACGCAGACCCTAAAAATTTCAACTTTAGTGATGTCGTTCGCTTAGTCGGAATGGTCTTCGATTTATACCAATATGCAGAAGGAACATGGCCAGGGTAAGCGAAAATGAATAAATCAGCAGAAGTAGGtgctagttttaaaaatattctagtgtagttaaaattaaaaagagaaCTGAAGTTTCTACAAATCCAATAATCTATCATATTACTAACGCAAATTGATGGGCGTAAGTAAGGTTAGGTTTTGGATGGtaactacaaaaaataaatagtttcttGTTTACCTACTTTTATTTGCGAGCTACTTTTATTGCAAGTTTGAGTtttgtatctgggttcaaagtttacaagagatggaaagtgtgagagtgatattgaaagaagagtgaatgcatgaaacagggtgaatggagctttgcactcctttatgagcagtcggaaggtgtctaacaaggctcgtttggctgtgcatgagggggtgttggttccgactctcatgtacggaagtgaaagttgggtatggcagaagaaacatgaaagcagaataaatgcagttcagatgagagcgttaagaagtatgataggagttaaactgactgacaggataagaaatattgagataaggaaacgttgtggtctgaaagaagatgtagtgacaaatattgagaaaggtatgctcagatggtttggtcatgtcgagataATGAGTGAaaaacgattgacgaaaaaagtgtataaggcgagtgtggatggaagggttggaaagGGTAGAcataggcggacgttccgagaccaaataagggacgtcttgaaaaaaggccaggtcaagagtaccctaaaccgaagagagACGACGAAGAGAggatgtatgaagggaataatgaaagtggacgaagcgaaagaagtatgtaaggatcgtagcaagtggaaagaaatggtctctgcctacccctacttGAAAGAAGCgcgattatatgtatgtatgtatgtatgtacttgcGAGAGTGGTTCTCAAAAATAAGCCAATTGTTTCGACAACAACtgacgaaaatatttttatacgactagggcGGTAAACAAATGTTAACAAAAACCATAAAATTGCGATGGCAACCGCGTTACTAATTCTACACCCGGCCCTCCGCACAAGCTCTTGCCACCTGACGTACCACATGAAGACAACACTACGTGAGGAGTGCTATTTAACTGCGTTCTTCTGTAAAGTTTAGGTACTTTCTCAGATAGGCTATTCCAGCTTTTAAGCAAGAGATTTCCTACTGTGCCATATCTTAATCAAACATAAGGGTAAAAGTATCACACGACagatttagaataagaaatatattcataaatggTAGTTAAATGTATTCAAAGAAATCTGCTAAgctgatttataataataataatatgtttactTTCAGACTCGTTGCTGTAATAGACATGGATTTTGCTAGTATGGGACATATAGCAAGGATCGATTTGTCGACATTAAAACAGCTTGTAATCTTCCACCAGGTAATATATATTAGATtccaaatactttttttttgtgttacaaatGTGTTTgtgttcaaattaattttagatgaattctataacatttttaaacttaaaactttCGATATAAAtgttaacttaaaatttagtgaaTGGGCCTCTGAAGGTATTTATAAGAGTACAAATAGGTTGTACGAACTGTACAGTATGAAGCAATGAAAGCAGGAGACTAGATTTTTGAATTATGTCAAAGaatattctaaaacttttaaagcTGTTTGTATGGCtgctaaatcaaaatatatcaaagataaaattattaattctgatgataaaattaaatgcacGTGGAATACAATTAATAGTATCTATGGGAAACATAATAAGCAAACTATaccaattgaattaaatataaacggTGCTGTTGTTGCTCGGATGACAAGTTGGCAAACGTCTTTGAAgcctttttcgataaaatacCCATTGACTTAACTTCTCGACTGAATTCATCTTCAACTGATTCTACCcaacttcttaaaaataacgtaagcAAATGTAATGTTGATTTTTCATTCTCGCAAGTTGATTCTTTAGATATTCTAAAAGCTTTTAAtagtcttaatattaaaaaatttaaatgatctGTGGGGCATTTTAGTTCAATTAATTAGTTCTATCATTGATGACCTCGCTCTGTACTTAGCTTTAACTTTTAACAATGCTATTAAAGTATTACTTAGTACTTTTCCAGATTTGCTAAAGTGTAGTAAAGTTTTTCCACTATTTAAAAAGGGAAGTCGAAGTGATCTCGGTAATTATAGACCCATTTCAATCCTACCGTCCTTAtgtaaaacatttgaaaaagttatactaaatcaccttcttttccattttaaagttaatggaATTTTTCACAGTGAACAATATGGTTTCACTAGAAGTCGTCTACGACAGATGCTGGTGTGGCACTtctaaaacatatatatatgacgCTTGGGAGAAATCACAAAATGCTATTGGTATATTATGTGACCTATCAAAGACATTCGAATGCGTGGACCACGGGATTTTATCAagtaaacttgagtattacggcgttaatggtaaagctcttaatcttattgcttcatatctatctaatagaattcgagttgaattctattagatagatatgaagCAATAAACACgagaagaaataacaaaattgtaactccaatttccgactgcgcaaagtaaacgtatcctttctgggtcatggtattcgcatgtataataaaatcccacaaacgataTTGGAAttttctcaacataaatttaaagtttttattaaaaaataacaatagataaagcttattattgggtgcaggattacatagttgataaagatgtgtggacttagtggcgctgtattttatgcaacatgttactaattttttactaaaacacagtttatatattatttttctaaagagtaactgcggagtttcttgccgattcttctctgcagaatctacattccgaatcggtggtagctttacttctacaaatataataattaatttttaaagttttaatttgtaaaatgacgattcgaaagtagtcttggagcctatttgaataaagctgttttagATTTTgcttgattttgattttgaaagttTCAAAGAAGCGTACGATCCGCCAGGTGGTAAGtagataccgtagcctatgaacgCCTGGAATACCAAAAGCATTGCTAGCGTGTTGTTGACCCTAACCTCGACCCTTactaggagctctggttactcaccataggaacacaacacgaCTTTAAAGCAGTATTCAGtatgtagtatttatttatttacagtttatTGTAGGCCATAACCACATCTTActcattaaacatattttaagacaGTTACAGACTCTGAAGTacaatatgtacaattttatttttgtgttacccacacataagGAATtctaacatttttgaatatcaaaaattgaccgctccagcggggttcgaacccgcgtctccgactgaccgtgtcggcgctctagccaattaagctatggaacgatgtacccgctagagcgaaatttttgatcgAGCATGATTTGATTTGAGCATGGtctcgtctcctgtcaaagattttcattgtaatatgaaactttgaatagttacgggtctctgtaaagaactcactatagacggcgccacggttcgcttaaaccgaaaataaaaatcatcatatattTCCAATTTTGAGAACAAATATGTACCTGTAAAATATTACAGTTTATTCGTTCTTTGCTGCCGCTTAAAAATAATCCTACTTTCAACTCGAactgatataaaattaatacaattgtgTCGTCATATGGTGAATATACAaacataatgaaattaaaaaaaaaaaattaaaacgtctacatttttaaaaactaacaataagtcAATCATCATGGTTcaggtttttataaaaaaattaacgttaTGTCCCTAATGTAGGCTGTTAGGCAAAAATCCAGAGAATAGATCTGGGTACTCTTTTAAACCTCAAACTCATCTACCAAAAAAGGAAAAGATatgacaacaaaattattaggACAAACATAAGACAGCCAATCGCGTGTCGGGAAATCAACATGTACCACCTGctgacaattttaataattatttatcttaaacaaaatacaaaactttatgAAATAGTTAGCCTAAATTTGAACCCACTTGGGTCATTCTGTCCgtgtaaagtataataaaaaaaaaaaaaaaaaaaaacattttagtgcatttaaataaaagcttttttaaaaatgttttatcatcatcatcatttcagcctatcgcagtccactgctggataggcctccccaagttcgggccagacatcccagttttccgcaattcgcatccagcctacaccggcaatcttacgtagatagtcggtccaacgggccggaggacgtcccacactgcgtttgccaagacgcggtcttcactccaggacccgtctactccaacggccatcggtcctgcgacacagatgactagcccactgccacttcaacttgctaattctgtaggctacgttggttactttcgttctctcgcggatagtcttatttttaatcctatctttgagagaaactccaagcatagcccgttccattgcacgttgagcgattttaagcttgtggaccagtcccttcgtcagtgtccacgtctcggctgcgtatgttaacacaggcaggacgcattgatcgaacacttttgtcttcaagcattgcggaatcttcgaagtgaagactcgacgaagcctgccaaacgccgcccagcccaaccgaatcctcctgtcggcctccttcttgaagttgttgcggcctagttggattgtatggcctaaatataatcctgaactaCTTCAAGAAGGGTACCATCAACCGATACCGGTCTTAGTATgatttggttgttaaacataactttcgtcttatccaagttcatacagagaccgacacgtcgggaggattCGTtaaggccggccagcatttggcctaactcatccagcttctctgcaaagatgacaatatcgtcggcgaaacgaaggtgagagataaATTCACCGTTGATGCTAATGCCTCTTtccccccaatctaaggtcttaaagatatcctctagcgcagtggtaaacagtttcggatatattacatctccctgtcttaccccacgccggagggaaacaggtcttgttctctggtccttcacatgaacggtcatcgtcgccgcatCGTACATACtttttagtacctcgatctatcgccagtcgatatggcCTCTCTGCAGAGAGTCTAGGAccgcccaggtctcgacagagtcgaaggctttctcgtagtccacaaatgtcatacacagcggttgattatattcttctgttttttgaataatctgccgaacagtatggatgtggtctacggtgctgtagccatttcgaaacccagcctgctccggtggttggaattcgtcgagtcttctggcgagacgattcgtaacaaccctcgaaaacagcttatagacgtggctcagaagtgagatcggtctgtaattcttcaacagaCTTATCGCCtttcttaaagaacagcaccaccacactcctggaccacgcctccagcgtggtacctcggtggatgacggtgTTAAAGAATCTTGCCAAGGGTTTTAGGataggtcgccctgcggctttaaggagctcagtggtaactccgtcatcccccggggcccttccgtttttaagctgcccgagcgctgcactaatctcatcctcttcgaagtccgggatatactccgaataatggcgcaacaatggtgcccgtggatcttcggtatCCCAAGTCTCAGGCTTGCGTGcactcgacgagtacagctgtccataaaaattctcaacctcttctcggatctgagggTGAGAGCAGATGGTTCTGCCATTCGCTGTTttgagcttcgcaagaaggcttctccacaatggtctttggaaaactttagGCCCCCTATTCTCCTCATTCagagtaaaaatgttattttactttttagttatcACTGTTTAGGTTTCTTAATCTGAATTTCTTAGTCTGTCATCGTCATCACACTCTTTTTGAAAAAAAGCATAAACAATTTAGTCCGCTATCTTTAGAAgtccgccatattggatttagagtaATGTCACTTTTTTTTCGAGTTACTCTACGCACGCCCTTTCATTTGGCACTAATATTGTaggagtgcattaaaaataacaagtgCGCCATCTTTGAAAGTTTGCTATATTGGATTTAGAGTGACGTCACTTCATGTATCGGGCTATTCTCACCAAG
It encodes:
- the LOC123663324 gene encoding uncharacterized protein LOC123663324, producing MPVVEAFPVEKEYEKNSDISPEDIRKLREWLKTQPHMPEEYITDLDLILLFFCCEKSAEVSKQVLDLHYTLRTHINAWFLNRVADEKIIQCMNLVLVTPLPTFTADGYKVIYGRLLDADPKNFNFSDVVRLVGMVFDLYQYAEGTWPGLVAVIDMDFASMGHIARIDLSTLKQLVIFHQECMFTRLKEVHFVNAPYFMDRLMSLVRLFAKKSLLDMIKIHERGSESIYEYVPKSAFPKELGGNYKDNITLRDEMIQHLKDNKQYFEEEGRKRVNESLRLNGKTNVEDLFGTQGSFKKLEID